The following is a genomic window from Bacteroidia bacterium.
GGCCTCCAGCGTGACATTGCGCGAGGCGCGCAGGGCGAGCATACGCAGCTTCCATTGCTCCGCGAGACTGTCGCCGGGAGACAGCGACGAGAGAGTACGGGACAGCGGATCCAATGCGAGCAGCCCGGCGTCGCCGAGGATAGACAGATCGACTCTACGAGCGTCCAGCGCGACTGTGCCGGTGTTGCGCAAACTATAATCGATGGCGACGGGAGTCCGCTGTATGACCAGTGACTCCGGTACTGACGGAGGGCCATACAGCGCGCATTCGGCGCCGCCGAGCAGCATGGTGATGCGCACCGGCAGCATACAGAACGTGCTCCAGCGACCGCCGCCGCCCGTAATGCGGAAGTACAGCGTGTCGGTGGCCGTGCCGACGGGATTGCTCGCCAGACCAAGCTGCCAGCGCAACGTATCGACATCGTTCTGTATCATGCGCAGGGGACCGCGGCCGTAGTCCGCCGCGGGCAGCGAGAGGTGGCGACAGGCGCTCAGGTCCAGCCACACGTTGATATCGAGCAACGCGCTGTCGATCACGCTCCGGAGTTCGAGCAGGACCTCGGCGGGATTTGGTGTGATTGCGCCGCTTTCCGGATTGATGGTGATGTTTTGCGTACCAAACGCCATGCACTGCACGGGCATTGCGGGTACGTGCACCGTGGCGTCGCAGAGAGAGAGTGGATTGCCGACGGGGTCCTCGCCTATGCAGAAGATGCGCACATCGCGTGCCACCGGACGACGCAGCGCGCGCGCCTGCCAGTTGACGGTATGACTGCCGCCCGGAGGCACGGTTGCGCCGGGAGCATATTTCCCGCCGGCGGGGACGGGAAAGAGATACATGCCATCGCCGAAGTTCATGGAGAAGCGCGCGAAGGTGATAGGGCCGCTGCCGGTGTTGTTGACGGTGAGCGATACGGGAAAGGGAGTCGGATCGTAATTGTCGCCGAGCACCAAGAGCGAGTCCGGCGCGGTGACGGCGCAGGGCACCTCAGGTACGAAGCGATCCCGCCGCGCGAAGTTGATATACGCATCGCAGGTGATAACCGAGGGCGTGCCGCGCATACGATCCGCATCGAAGTAGTAGGTGACCACGTCGATCCAGGCGCCCGAGGTATCGAAGGCCGCGTCGTCCACACGCACGCGCCAGCGCACGGTGTGCCTGTCTCCCGGCCGCAGACGCAAATCGCCCAACGCTATGCGCGCGCGTTGCGTGTCGGGATCGAGCACCAGACCCTTTGGCAGAGATATCTGGCATTCGATACCTCCCGCGTCTATGGCCGGATCGATGTTGAGCAACTCCGTGCTCACATCCAGATAACGCGGATGAATAAGCGCCGGATCGTTGTATTTAAATACCGTGTCGGCTACGTTCAATCCACAGGATAGCAACTCGCAGCCGGGTACTCGTGTGCGGAAGAGGAAGCCCTCCGCATCATTTCCATACAGAGGTTGTATAGCGCTGAACATTGTCACGCTATCCTTGTGTATGGATTTCAATTCACTGAACACGGTAAGATTGTTGCCCGCATCGATATGGGAGTAATTATGGTAGGCGCCCCATTTTACATGTCCTCGTTTAATATACTTCTCGTCGGGATGCCAGTAGCCGGAATGACGGATTTCCGTGCCGTCATAGTCCAGAACAAGCAGATACTCAGATTCATACTGATTTACCGTGTCGAGCGGATTGACGAATGGGTAATTCGTGGTGCGTGTGCGACCAAAAACAAGAATTTCATTACACGGTGTGATCCGCACTTGCGGAGCAAAGCTTAACGGTATAGGATTGTATGTAACGAATGCTGGCTCGCCACCGGTTGGCGGATAGCGCATGATAATGTTAGCTGTATTCTCCGTTTCGAGTGGTCTTACAAGGGTAGCAGAGTTACTCATCCCGACCAGGACAACTGAACCATCAGCCCCTACCGCTATAACCGGAAGATCAACGTATGATATCGGAGTGGCGTAGATAAAACTCGTGAGGTCACCGCTTATCTTACACAGGAATGTGGCGTTGTGCGCCTCACCAACAAGCCAGTTCCGGATCCTGGGGAGGGGTTTCAATGGGTATTCACCATGATCCTCTATGCACAGAATAATATTACTTGCTCTATCGGTTGCTAAAATAACCCGCAAATGGGACAAAGCTAGGAATTCCCCTTCGCCGTCGAAGATGTAGGTACCGGCAACAACCGAGTCATGCATGTTATTAATTTTTACGAGGATGGCGCTCCGTGGCCACCACCTGCGGCCGTGCGGATCGTAGATTGGAATGGTGTCGATAGTGTCCTGAATCGTTCCCGGAGTGACGCACCATTGCACGCCATCGGTCTCCGCGAGCAGTATGGTGTTGCCTTGCGCATCTACTGTCAACTCTGCAGCCATAAGTGCTCCGGGGCCGCCGAGCCATGTGGAGGAAATGAGAAGGCCCGCACTATCTAGCTTGAGCAAGACAGGTACTGAAAAATGTTGCCATTGTGAGGTACGAGACCAATGCCACGATGGTTGTGCAGGTCGTACCGGCTGCAGTGCATTCGCCGTGATGGGAAAATCCAGGGATTGCGCGTTGCACATCATATGCGCATTGTTGTCGTTGTCACAGCTCATCATCGATTTGCTCAACCTCGTCCCACCAGAAAGAAGGCCGCGAAGTTCGTTCAGGCTCCCTCCAATGTACGTCGCAAAATGTATCGTCTGAGCGTCCGCCTTCAGGCAGGCGTGAAACATATCGTAGTCTCCACTCAAATTTGCCTGATGCGCTGCGAGTACGGGGAGATCCGAGGAGGCGGTCTGCATATACAGATGTATATACCCACGTTGATCAATGTCGAATCCGACTATCTCATCCACCCCATTTCCCCCAAAAAACGTATTGAACTCGGTGGCAATTTCTCTGCGTCGGTCATAAAAATTTCGGTATGGACGGTACCGTATGCCACTTCCCATGGTCGCGTTACTGCGTTCAACATAGATATCCCCATCTTCTCTTATCCCCGTTATCATATCATCCAGTATGACATCCGCTCCCTCGAAGCGTATGTCGGCCGGATTCGCGCCAGGGTGCAGCACAATACATTGTTGAAACCGATCACCATTCTCGCTGTATTCGATATCAACGCCGGGCCATACGTTTGCATATCGAATTCCCGTAAAACTGGGAATATTCGTCCGCCACATCGAGCTGTCATTGCCTCTGTATATCTGCGTGGCTTCGTACCGCTCGCCCAGTCCTTCGATGTACATATCCTTCGATGGATTGACAAAGCGGAGATCGAGTCGCGCCAGCAATCCGTCACCAGGGATAGGCGCGGTATTCGCGGTCACTTCCAATGTCGGCAGAACAGTCGACCGACGTAACGGCCTCCATAGGACTATTCCTTCGTTGGTAAACGCCGCCTTCTCCATGCCTCGGATAACACCATACCTCACCTCCGCATCCCATTGTCCTGCGTTTTGAATGAAGTGCAGGGGTATACGAAAACGCTCCGCCGTGACGGGAGGATCTTTGGCAAACATTGTTACGGTGATCGACTGAAACACTATCAGCATCGAGATGGCAAAGATTCCGGGATTGTATCGCATGGTGGACTCCTGAAGCGTGCAATGTATACTACGGAAAGAAATGCCCGGAGGGGCGGATTGCCCCTCCGGGTGGATTGCGCGGATTCCGTTGCAAAGTGAAGTGGAAATCCGCTTCGGAAATATCAACGGAGAATGACGAAGGAGCGGGTAACCTGGCTGGCACCGCTGCTCATGCGGACGATGTAGCTTCCCGCCTGCAAGCCGAGTTTGATCGGATCGAAGCGCAGCAACAGTCCACTTTCGCGCATGGTACCCGAGAACAGCGTTTGTAGGCGTCGACCGAGCATATCGTATATCTCGAGAGATACGCCTGCATCGACTGGTCCCGTGCAGGAAATGTTCACACCATCGGCATTGGCGTATTGCGGTTGCGGCCAGATGGAAGAGATGGCTATGCTTGGTTGAGGCGTCTGTGCCACTTCCGCATCGGAACGTTTCACCCATCGTATGGTCGTGCCGAGGTTGGTCAGCATGGTACCCATGAGGCCGTTGTTGCCGTTCTGACTGTCGTACCAGTACACCGCCATTTCGCCCGCGTAGGCCGCTTTGACCATAGGTGTGCGTTGATGGTAATTGCCGGGTCCGGGTCCAATCATTGCCGGCTGCGGCCACTGCGGTCCACCGGAAGGAAGAGAGGAATCGAAGAGTATGTGCTGTCCGTAGATCTCGGTCGGACGCGCGGGACTGCACGGACTCATCTCACCGCCACCTTCCCACACAGCCACGCCGCGAGGACCGTCGAGACCGGGTGCGAAATTGATCATGCGAGCGATGTCCGGGGACGAAGGCGCGGTGAGGCCTATATCGAGAAGCAGGTTCTGGCCATATTCCGGAACGCCAGGGGCGGGCCAAGCGTTCGGGAAGGTCACACGGTTCGACTCGACTCGATGGTATGTGCCACCTGGGATGGTGAATGCGGTATTCCAGACCATCAGCGCCCCTTCCTCGCTCGAACCCGCATTGCGGAGACTGTCCACATCGATCGCCGGGTGGCTCGAGAATTCTGAAGGGCTGTTATTCGTCAGCATCAGAGCAGTATTGAGAGCTCCAAACTGATAGGTGTTCACAAACACATCAGAGGTTTGTCCGCCCGGAGGGACAATTGCGTACGCGAGTATGGCCGAGCCGCTCATTATACCACCGGTGGTGCCGGCGGCAAGGTCGTAACCTTGGAAAGAGCTGTATGGAATGGGAGTAGTCGGAGTAGCTTGCGGCATTGCTAAGTCGAGATTAGCAAGGTCAATGTTCCCCGAAGTGGGTTCATTGCTCACACCATACAGGTAATCCGCTCCGTCCCAGGCGATGATGAGGGATTCATGATGGCCAGGACTACCCGGTATCATGTCAAACAGGCCAACTCCTGGGACCGTAGTCCAGAATCCGAGCTTCATCTGTCTGAATCCTGAAAGATTATCATTGCTCAGACAGCCAATAAGAGCATTGATGGCTGGCGAGTTCACAGGGAGAATGCGTGGTTCGCGATAATCGAACCCAGTGCCAGCTCCGCCCCACAAAATCGGCACTAGGGTCGCTACTCCTGACGCTGAAACATTTGCTGTCCAGCAATTGAATCTTGAAGGTGCGCTTCCAGTGACCTCCTGCTCCCAGACCACTCTTGCGCCACCCTGTCCGTCGATGCACACATCCGGCAGTCGGGCATTGAGGCTTGCGGCGTTGCCGCCGATGTATGGATTCACAACGACGCCGTTGGTGGACCAGCGGGGAACGCCGTAGCGGTCCAGCTTTTGTATGAACACCATGCGGTATTCCGTACCCGGCTGCCCATAGGGGTAGCGGATCTCGTCCCACACGATGTAGGTGGAGCCGTCGAATTTGTCGCTCACGAAGCGGAAATTCTCCGCATCCTCGCCGAAGGTCCAGTAGGCGAATTCGTCGCGCCAGGCCATGCCGGTTGCACCGGTGCATTCGCCGGGGGTCTGGCAGTAGATATTCTCGTCGTCCTGATTGTCGTTGGGTATGGGCTTGCGGCGCCCGTCCTGCCAGGTGAATACCCGGCGGCTTGCCTGTGGCAGCACCTGATCACCGCGCGCCTCCGTCACCGGCCAGCCGTTGAGTTGCTGCTGATACGTCCACGACGGGAGGTTGACTTCCTGATACCAGATGTCCATTTCCGTGCCCGTATGATGCTTCCACGCGAACACGGTGTTTTCGTTTATCACGCTGCTCGCAAGAAGATTGTCCATGGCGAGCTGCGTCTGGTCGTAGGGCAGTTGGCAAATCGGATCGCCGTTCGTGCCCAGGGGATTCACCATCACCCCGGGTCCTCTCGCATCCAGCAAGCCCGCGTAAATGTCGACGCCGGTGGCTTGCTGGTCTCGACTGTCCTCCCAACCCACGGTCACCAGCGGTATGAAGGTTTGCGGATCGGGGAAATGCTCCCACAAGGTGATTTGCGGGAATTGTTGAGCGTCCTGCGCATCGCAGACTATGGCACCCTGCGTCGGAAATAGCAGATTGGCACCCGAATCCAGTGCCTGCGCCATGATGTCGGGGGTGAAGGAGCCCGGGTTTGTTCCATCGTCCTGCCAGACGATGATGGCCCGGCGGTCCTGAACGGCGGGATTCCTGCCTGTGTTCACAATCTGCGGGAATTCCTGATTGCCTGGCGCGTTGAGCGTGACGGGCCTATCGCCGTTGAGATACAGCTGATTGGTGTTCGCGCCGATATGATTGACCATCACGCGCCACATCGCTCCGCCGAGAGCATAGTCGCGCGCGTCCTGATACGTCACCACCACGCCCTGCCCGTCGGGCGTCGGTATATTGTCAACGTCGAGTTCCGGATTGATCTGGTCGGGATCGCTCATGGTCGAGACCGGGATGCCGTTCTGCGCCCAACCCGGAGCCGGATTGGCCGTCGCGCTCTGCATGTATTGCAGATACACGTCGCGGTTGCGCGGCTGCACGCCCGGATCGTTGCGATAGTCTATCCAGGTGATGAATGCGCCGTCGTCGGTGCCCACGATGCGTGGACGCTCGTTGTGCGTTCCCGTTTGGCACACCGGCACACCGTTCACCGGCCATCCCGGGTCGCGCCTGCCCGTGCTCAGCTCGAAGCGCTGACAGTAGATATCCGCCACCAGCTCGTCGGGATCATTCCTGTAGTCTTCCTAGGTAATGATCACTCCGCCCATGTTGTCGTATGCCGCGCGCGGATTGCGCTGGGCATTGTCCGCAGTGCATACCTCGATGCCGTCGAAGCGGTTTTTTACAACGTCGAGAGTGCCAAGGCCAAAATAGTCGGTACGCGGCCCTATCCACTGTGGTATGCCCAGATTGGCATCCACAAGCTGGATGTAAA
Proteins encoded in this region:
- a CDS encoding T9SS type A sorting domain-containing protein yields the protein MRYNPGIFAISMLIVFQSITVTMFAKDPPVTAERFRIPLHFIQNAGQWDAEVRYGVIRGMEKAAFTNEGIVLWRPLRRSTVLPTLEVTANTAPIPGDGLLARLDLRFVNPSKDMYIEGLGERYEATQIYRGNDSSMWRTNIPSFTGIRYANVWPGVDIEYSENGDRFQQCIVLHPGANPADIRFEGADVILDDMITGIREDGDIYVERSNATMGSGIRYRPYRNFYDRRREIATEFNTFFGGNGVDEIVGFDIDQRGYIHLYMQTASSDLPVLAAHQANLSGDYDMFHACLKADAQTIHFATYIGGSLNELRGLLSGGTRLSKSMMSCDNDNNAHMMCNAQSLDFPITANALQPVRPAQPSWHWSRTSQWQHFSVPVLLKLDSAGLLISSTWLGGPGALMAAELTVDAQGNTILLAETDGVQWCVTPGTIQDTIDTIPIYDPHGRRWWPRSAILVKINNMHDSVVAGTYIFDGEGEFLALSHLRVILATDRASNIILCIEDHGEYPLKPLPRIRNWLVGEAHNATFLCKISGDLTSFIYATPISYVDLPVIAVGADGSVVLVGMSNSATLVRPLETENTANIIMRYPPTGGEPAFVTYNPIPLSFAPQVRITPCNEILVFGRTRTTNYPFVNPLDTVNQYESEYLLVLDYDGTEIRHSGYWHPDEKYIKRGHVKWGAYHNYSHIDAGNNLTVFSELKSIHKDSVTMFSAIQPLYGNDAEGFLFRTRVPGCELLSCGLNVADTVFKYNDPALIHPRYLDVSTELLNIDPAIDAGGIECQISLPKGLVLDPDTQRARIALGDLRLRPGDRHTVRWRVRVDDAAFDTSGAWIDVVTYYFDADRMRGTPSVITCDAYINFARRDRFVPEVPCAVTAPDSLLVLGDNYDPTPFPVSLTVNNTGSGPITFARFSMNFGDGMYLFPVPAGGKYAPGATVPPGGSHTVNWQARALRRPVARDVRIFCIGEDPVGNPLSLCDATVHVPAMPVQCMAFGTQNITINPESGAITPNPAEVLLELRSVIDSALLDINVWLDLSACRHLSLPAADYGRGPLRMIQNDVDTLRWQLGLASNPVGTATDTLYFRITGGGGRWSTFCMLPVRITMLLGGAECALYGPPSVPESLVIQRTPVAIDYSLRNTGTVALDARRVDLSILGDAGLLALDPLSRTLSSLSPGDSLAEQWKLRMLALRASRNVTLEAFTWGTKRDGTGDSLLAICTHDMYIPGIDGLLCDIITLDTVRFLRDPLGYDPDPVPVTLDLRNILDTPETSLEAEIDLTNAPRFEPANGETAMKTLASIDSNSAAQLRWLLHPLADTLTEAQHITVRYRSTEQGDWKDCSAEIIIESWPQVQTTHCVVSGHDSLHADAAYEILIPEPFEISYTATNTGTVALHNCSATIMLPPEFELVSDSATLSFGELRPGDGNTRWWTLKTTSALAGYGAFQVNFTWRSDEQGSITDCDHTVHVLPDAPTGIVFTPLHLHFEAEQNDPLPAAQYIQLWTGGGLSMPWTAQGGQWWLNADPVSGDHAARIAVQPNSTALPFGLHATALTIGGQAPNLPRDVAVTYRIKGLVGVETGTSPTTYGLGPVWPQPVPLNGEARISVNVPVGEYVRIVLYDALGREVVLLRDGMMQEADGVLLIVPSALRLQPGMYFIRMIGAGGQAVRAVVVR
- a CDS encoding T9SS type A sorting domain-containing protein, translated to MADIYCQRFELSTGRRDPGWPVNGVPVCQTGTHNERPRIVGTDDGAFITWIDYRNDPGVQPRNRDVYLQYMQSATANPAPGWAQNGIPVSTMSDPDQINPELDVDNIPTPDGQGVVVTYQDARDYALGGAMWRVMVNHIGANTNQLYLNGDRPVTLNAPGNQEFPQIVNTGRNPAVQDRRAIIVWQDDGTNPGSFTPDIMAQALDSGANLLFPTQGAIVCDAQDAQQFPQITLWEHFPDPQTFIPLVTVGWEDSRDQQATGVDIYAGLLDARGPGVMVNPLGTNGDPICQLPYDQTQLAMDNLLASSVINENTVFAWKHHTGTEMDIWYQEVNLPSWTYQQQLNGWPVTEARGDQVLPQASRRVFTWQDGRRKPIPNDNQDDENIYCQTPGECTGATGMAWRDEFAYWTFGEDAENFRFVSDKFDGSTYIVWDEIRYPYGQPGTEYRMVFIQKLDRYGVPRWSTNGVVVNPYIGGNAASLNARLPDVCIDGQGGARVVWEQEVTGSAPSRFNCWTANVSASGVATLVPILWGGAGTGFDYREPRILPVNSPAINALIGCLSNDNLSGFRQMKLGFWTTVPGVGLFDMIPGSPGHHESLIIAWDGADYLYGVSNEPTSGNIDLANLDLAMPQATPTTPIPYSSFQGYDLAAGTTGGIMSGSAILAYAIVPPGGQTSDVFVNTYQFGALNTALMLTNNSPSEFSSHPAIDVDSLRNAGSSEEGALMVWNTAFTIPGGTYHRVESNRVTFPNAWPAPGVPEYGQNLLLDIGLTAPSSPDIARMINFAPGLDGPRGVAVWEGGGEMSPCSPARPTEIYGQHILFDSSLPSGGPQWPQPAMIGPGPGNYHQRTPMVKAAYAGEMAVYWYDSQNGNNGLMGTMLTNLGTTIRWVKRSDAEVAQTPQPSIAISSIWPQPQYANADGVNISCTGPVDAGVSLEIYDMLGRRLQTLFSGTMRESGLLLRFDPIKLGLQAGSYIVRMSSGASQVTRSFVILR